The Mauremys reevesii isolate NIE-2019 linkage group 1, ASM1616193v1, whole genome shotgun sequence genome has a segment encoding these proteins:
- the NFYB gene encoding nuclear transcription factor Y subunit beta gives MDGDSSTTDASQLGIAGDYIGGSHFVIQPHDDTEDSMNDHEDTNGSKESFREQDIYLPIANVARIMKNAIPQTGKIAKDAKECVQECVSEFISFITSEASERCHQEKRKTINGEDILFAMSTLGFDSYVEPLKLYLQKFREAMKGEKGIGGTVTTADGLSEELTEEAFTNQLPAGLITTDGQQQNVMVYTTSYQQISGVQQIQFS, from the exons aTGGATGGTGACAGTTCTACAACAGATGCTTCTCAGCTAGGAATTGCTGGAGATTACATTGGTGGTAGTCATTTTGTAATACAGCCTCATGATG ACACGGAGGACAGTATGAATGATCATGAAGACACAAATGGCTCAAAAGAGAGTTTTAGAGAACAAGATATATATCTTCCAATTGCAAATGTGGCAAGGATAATGAAAAATGCCATACCCCAGACAGGAAAG ATTGCTAAAGATGCAAAGGAGTGTGTGCAAGAGTGTGTAAGTGAATTCATCAGCTTTATAACATCTGAAGCAAGTGAGAGGTGTCATCAAGAGAAACGAAAGACTATCAATGGAGAGGATATTCTCTTTGCCATGTCTACCTTGGGATTTGATAGTTATGTTGAACCTTTGAAGCTGTATCTCCAAAAATTCAGAGAG GCAATGAAAGGAGAGAAAGGAATTGGAGGAACAGTTACAACTGCAGACGGTCTTAGTGAGGAGCTCACAGAAGAAGCATTTA CTAACCAGTTGCCAGCAGGTTTAATAACTACAGATGGCCAGCAGCAAAATGTTA